A stretch of the Papaver somniferum cultivar HN1 chromosome 6, ASM357369v1, whole genome shotgun sequence genome encodes the following:
- the LOC113286097 gene encoding DNA polymerase alpha catalytic subunit-like, whose product MKRSNRTWMIDIDYYLAQQIHPLVSRLCAPIQGTNPAHLVNCLGLDLSKFQPKTSEVTISGSSPSLLSAMDTDDRLCCSKCQEEGKVRGRMTCAMIANQVKTQAKKFISTYYKGVMTCDDETCNYTTRSLNLRVIGDSTGGIICPNYPQSDGHIVRKYTEADLHRQFAYFCHILDAVRFVEKLELEVRIPLQKELARIQPMVDLAASSVQKLRNRCAYGWVQIESLCI is encoded by the exons ATGAAAAGGAGTAACCGCACGTGGATGATAGATATCGACTATTACTTGGCTCAGCAG ATACATCCTCTAGTGTCCCGTTTATGTGCTCCTATTCAAGGCACAAATCCAGCACATTTGGTTAATTGCCTGGGTCTTGACCTATCCAAG TTTCAACCCAAAACTAGTGAAGTAACAATTAGCGGTTCATCTCCCTCACTCTTATCTGCAATGGATACTGATGATAG ATTGTGTTGCTCTAAATGCCAAGAGGAGGGTAAAGTTAGAGGTAGAATGACTTGTGCCATGATAGCTAACCAG GTTAAAACCCAGGCAAAGAAATTCATTTCCACGTATTACAAGGGTGTGATGACG TGTGATGACGAAACATGCAATTATACCACTCGAAGCCTTAATCTGCGAGTGATTGGTGACTCTACGGGAGGAATAATTTGTCCAAACTACCCTCAGTCTGATGGGCACATCGTGAGAAAG TACACTGAAGCAGATCTGCACAGGCAGTTTGCATATTTCTGCCACATATTGGATGCTGTACGGTTCGTCGAAAAG TTGGAGCTGGAGGTCCGAATACCTTTGCAGAAAGAACTTGCGAGAATTCAACCAATGGTTGATTTGGCCGCGTCAAGTGTACAGAAACTCCGCAACCGGTGCGCATATGGGTGGGTTCAGATAGAGTCTCTTTGCATATAG